In Skermanella sp. TT6, one genomic interval encodes:
- a CDS encoding RNase A-like domain-containing protein, which yields MPQSTTFKNKDAKRVLDKSEGVPSQRGAPMHSRDRHADKSDAELIARFNNNFRVGTKFSTFKSSGDQNEALSAYFKTSNGKRDLERIKSSKKKERINLANVSVGSSSITVRIAEGTMGVQGAYAECRNGKLRSLTAIVETDGKGGYKIVTCYPVDAY from the coding sequence ATGCCGCAATCAACCACGTTCAAGAACAAGGATGCCAAGCGGGTACTCGACAAGTCGGAAGGTGTTCCGTCGCAACGTGGAGCGCCGATGCATTCGCGCGACCGGCATGCCGACAAGAGCGATGCCGAACTGATCGCCCGCTTCAACAATAATTTCCGGGTCGGAACGAAGTTTTCGACCTTCAAGTCGTCCGGCGACCAGAATGAGGCACTATCCGCTTACTTCAAGACGTCGAACGGCAAGCGCGATCTCGAGCGGATCAAATCCTCGAAGAAGAAGGAGCGGATCAACCTGGCCAACGTATCCGTCGGCTCGTCGTCGATCACCGTCAGGATCGCGGAAGGCACGATGGGAGTTCAAGGCGCTTACGCGGAATGCCGGAACGGCAAGCTCCGGTCGCTGACCGCCATCGTCGAGACGGATGGCAAGGGCGGCTACAAGATCGTGACCTGCTACCCGGTCGACGCTTACTAG
- a CDS encoding alkene reductase, producing the protein MAKASLFTPLRLGALPLKHRVVMAPLTRMRSKQPGDVPHELNAEYYGQRASDGGLQISEATDITPQAHGYPWVPGIYSDDQIAGWRLATDAVHAKGGFFFNQIWHVGRISHSTMQPGGALPVAPSAIAVSGDHMDAQGNVAPFETPRALQTDEIAAIIGDFVQAACNSRRAGFDGVEIHSANGYLLDQFLHNGSNQRTDEYGGSIENRARLLLEVVDAVAAAIGADRVGVRLSPWSGILEMKDSAGLALWEYVIRELGKRKIAYLHLIEPRSDFTNDEKPLDMDAPDVASLFKKAFGGPIISAGGFVPETAAAAVASGNSDAIAFGRSFISNPDLPERVRKGALLNKHNRATFYGGGAEGYTDYPFLNAATAA; encoded by the coding sequence ATGGCAAAGGCAAGCCTCTTTACACCGCTCCGGCTTGGGGCGCTTCCCCTTAAGCACCGTGTGGTGATGGCCCCGCTTACCCGCATGCGCTCCAAGCAGCCGGGCGACGTTCCACATGAACTCAACGCGGAGTATTATGGACAGCGCGCCAGCGACGGCGGGCTCCAGATCAGCGAAGCGACCGACATCACGCCTCAGGCACATGGCTATCCTTGGGTACCGGGTATCTATTCGGACGATCAGATTGCCGGTTGGCGCCTCGCGACAGATGCCGTTCACGCAAAAGGCGGCTTTTTCTTCAATCAGATCTGGCACGTCGGCCGCATCTCACATTCGACGATGCAGCCGGGAGGCGCACTGCCGGTCGCGCCGTCTGCGATTGCAGTTTCGGGCGATCACATGGATGCACAGGGCAATGTTGCCCCATTTGAGACGCCGCGTGCGCTTCAGACCGACGAGATTGCTGCGATCATCGGCGATTTCGTCCAGGCTGCCTGCAACTCGCGCAGGGCTGGCTTCGATGGTGTCGAGATCCACAGCGCGAATGGCTATCTGCTGGACCAGTTCCTGCACAATGGCAGCAACCAGCGCACCGACGAATATGGCGGCTCGATCGAAAATCGTGCTCGCCTGCTTCTCGAAGTGGTCGACGCTGTCGCAGCCGCGATCGGTGCAGATCGTGTTGGTGTTCGATTGTCGCCATGGAGCGGCATTCTGGAAATGAAGGACTCGGCTGGCCTAGCGCTGTGGGAATATGTGATCAGGGAGCTCGGCAAGCGCAAAATTGCCTATCTCCACCTGATCGAGCCGCGCTCGGATTTCACCAACGACGAAAAGCCGCTTGACATGGACGCGCCCGACGTCGCTTCGCTGTTCAAGAAGGCCTTCGGCGGTCCGATCATCTCTGCCGGCGGCTTTGTTCCAGAAACTGCGGCAGCGGCCGTAGCCTCCGGCAATTCCGATGCCATCGCTTTTGGCCGCTCGTTTATTTCCAATCCCGATTTGCCAGAGCGAGTCCGGAAGGGCGCTCTGCTGAACAAGCACAATCGGGCGACTTTCTACGGCGGTGGAGCCGAAGGATACACCGATTATCCGTTCCTCAATGCCGCCACGGCTGCCTGA
- a CDS encoding type VI secretion system Vgr family protein has product MERIGEPFLFEAKVISSEPIRDMSPLIGQSATTALKLSGGKTRYYNGLITRCCYVGIDDTRRTNYLLEIRPWLWLLDQRRNSRIFQNKPTLDIVRTIFADHPQATFIDRTKPSGLPPLEYCVQHEESDLAFVSRLLEREGIYYYFDHSADRHELVLVNDTSAHKPCDPEEIETHLNLKNPGIRDDIIWEWQEEAALVPSQVMLNDYDFEKPNADLKRICPIAGTAPGKRETYHHPGTYRSLAEGQVLARIRAEEIACRQSRVMVSGNLRPLKPGYVFKAGNPFDVTEGAGTRQNRKSYLVIGTTFEIQGEGGTREDGDQDRWFLYRGRVEALAATTPYRPPLRTPAPVVAGPQTALVVGHPGEEITTDRFGRIKVQFHWDRYGKKDGNSSCWVRVVQSLAGQGWGGLVTPRIGQEVVVAFEGGCPDRPLVIGAVHNQTNMPAANLPRDATRSVFKTRTSPDGLGAGNELRFEDLRGSEHVYLKAQRNHVVDVTNLYAVEAGGSATITSKSRTVLEGAMVPGGAIGSRIEVTPQGIALRVTGPAGLQSLVLGPDGITLEGLTIKLMSKGMIFTKPVPLPLPPPIAAAFEAAQVPLVAKARTDAQLDAAEAERDRT; this is encoded by the coding sequence GTGGAACGGATCGGTGAACCATTCCTGTTCGAAGCCAAGGTTATCAGCAGCGAACCGATCAGGGATATGTCTCCCCTGATCGGGCAGTCCGCCACGACGGCCCTGAAGCTGTCGGGAGGAAAGACGCGATACTATAACGGTCTCATCACGCGATGCTGCTACGTGGGCATAGACGATACCCGGCGTACGAACTATCTGCTGGAAATCCGCCCATGGCTGTGGCTGCTCGATCAGCGGCGAAACTCGCGCATATTCCAGAACAAGCCGACGCTGGACATCGTCAGGACCATCTTCGCCGACCATCCGCAGGCGACCTTCATCGACCGCACCAAGCCGAGCGGCCTGCCGCCGCTGGAATATTGTGTCCAGCATGAGGAGTCGGACCTTGCCTTCGTCAGCCGGCTGCTGGAACGCGAAGGCATCTATTACTACTTCGACCATTCCGCCGACCGGCACGAACTCGTCCTGGTCAACGACACGTCGGCGCACAAGCCATGCGATCCGGAAGAGATCGAAACCCATCTGAACCTGAAGAACCCGGGCATCCGCGACGACATCATCTGGGAATGGCAGGAGGAGGCGGCCCTGGTCCCCAGCCAGGTGATGCTGAACGACTACGACTTCGAGAAGCCGAACGCCGACCTCAAGCGGATCTGCCCGATCGCCGGGACCGCACCGGGCAAGCGCGAGACCTACCATCATCCGGGCACCTACCGTTCGCTGGCCGAGGGACAGGTGCTCGCAAGGATTCGTGCCGAGGAAATCGCCTGCCGGCAATCCCGCGTCATGGTTTCGGGAAATCTTCGGCCGCTCAAGCCCGGCTATGTCTTCAAGGCTGGCAATCCCTTCGACGTGACCGAGGGCGCCGGCACCCGCCAGAACAGGAAAAGCTACCTGGTAATCGGCACGACCTTCGAAATCCAGGGAGAGGGCGGAACCCGCGAGGACGGCGACCAGGATCGCTGGTTCCTGTACCGGGGCCGGGTCGAAGCCCTGGCGGCGACCACCCCCTACCGGCCGCCCCTGCGGACCCCCGCGCCGGTGGTCGCCGGACCGCAGACGGCACTCGTCGTCGGTCATCCCGGCGAGGAGATCACGACCGACCGTTTCGGCCGCATCAAGGTGCAGTTCCACTGGGACCGCTACGGCAAGAAGGACGGCAACAGCTCCTGCTGGGTCCGGGTCGTCCAGAGCCTGGCGGGACAAGGATGGGGAGGACTGGTGACGCCGCGCATCGGGCAGGAAGTCGTCGTCGCCTTCGAAGGCGGCTGCCCGGACCGTCCGCTGGTGATCGGTGCGGTCCATAACCAGACCAACATGCCCGCCGCCAACCTGCCGCGGGATGCGACCCGCTCCGTCTTCAAGACCCGGACGTCGCCTGACGGACTCGGCGCCGGCAACGAACTGAGGTTCGAGGATCTTCGCGGATCGGAGCATGTCTACCTCAAGGCGCAGCGCAACCACGTGGTCGACGTGACCAACCTGTACGCGGTGGAGGCCGGCGGAAGCGCTACGATCACGTCGAAGTCCCGCACCGTCCTGGAAGGGGCCATGGTTCCGGGCGGCGCGATCGGCAGCAGGATCGAGGTAACGCCGCAGGGAATCGCCTTGCGCGTGACCGGCCCGGCCGGGCTTCAAAGCCTCGTGCTGGGGCCGGACGGAATCACCCTGGAGGGTCTGACGATCAAGCTGATGTCCAAGGGGATGATCTTCACGAAACCCGTGCCGCTGCCCCTGCCCCCGCCGATCGCGGCGGCGTTCGAAGCAGCCCAGGTCCCTCTGGTCGCGAAGGCGCGGACGGACGCCCAGCTGGATGCCGCCGAGGCCGAGCGCGACCGGACCTGA
- the tssH gene encoding type VI secretion system ATPase TssH produces MTIITRDTVFGRLGELPMKSLQGAFEFATLRGDTYIEPVHWLDRWLRAEDSDASLILDRLQVPRDALLKDIEAALSGLVRERSSRLDFSRELELVMERGWISASLLFGRSRMRTGHLLHGMLEDTRLRRLACDISPLFKRVEAAVIAERFGDLTRGSSEDAIDPSGNASPVAAAHLAGHETALDRYVTDLTAEAEAGRIDPATGREREVRLIVDILMRRRQNNPIVVGEAGVGKTAVVEALAARIAKGDVPPAMRDVRLLSLDLAALQAGASAKGEFENRLKQVITEIGGSARPIVLFIDEAHSLIGAGGAAGTGDAANLLKPALARGTLRTIAATTWAEYKKHIEKDPALSRRFQVVQVDEPDEERAVAMLRGMVPVFAEHHGIAVLDEAVVAAVRFSHRYIQARQLPDKAVSVLDTACARVALSRNAVPAGIEDSMRRIGDLDAELTVLAAERRVGRPDEAREDLVSGRLVAERSALAGLQARHAEESALVSQIVALEARLRDRESQDELDRLRGLRVDLAALQGDRPLVLPAVDEQAVAAVIEGWTGIPVGRMLSDEIDAVLALADTLKRRVIGQDHALDAIARRIETARAGLGDPSKPKGVFLLVGPSGVGKTETALALAESLFGSDDNVVTINMSEFQEAHTVSTLKGSPPGYIGYGEGGRLTEAVRRKPYSVVLLDEIEKAHPDVHEIFFQVFDKGWMEDGEGRRIDFRNTIILLTSNVGSDLILRLCQDAARLLAPDGISRALRDPLLEVFPAALLGRLSIVPYYPLTDVMLDRIIGLRLDSVRNRIEASWNVPFTYAETLVSYIRARCDEVESGGRMIDAIITGTLLPDISREILRRLQDRQPLAGIHVGADGGELRYEFT; encoded by the coding sequence ATGACGATCATTACCCGCGACACCGTATTCGGCCGGCTCGGCGAGCTCCCGATGAAATCCCTCCAGGGCGCCTTCGAGTTCGCGACCCTGCGCGGCGATACTTACATCGAACCGGTACATTGGCTCGACCGCTGGCTGCGCGCCGAGGACAGCGATGCCTCGCTGATCCTCGACCGGCTACAGGTGCCGCGCGACGCCTTGCTGAAGGACATCGAGGCCGCGCTCTCGGGCCTGGTCCGGGAACGCTCCTCCCGGCTCGACTTCTCCCGCGAGCTCGAACTCGTCATGGAGCGGGGCTGGATCAGCGCAAGCCTGCTGTTCGGCCGATCCAGGATGCGCACCGGCCACCTGCTGCATGGCATGCTCGAGGACACGCGGCTGCGCCGGCTGGCCTGCGACATCTCACCGCTTTTCAAGCGCGTCGAGGCGGCGGTCATCGCGGAGCGCTTCGGCGACCTGACGCGGGGATCGTCCGAGGACGCCATCGATCCTTCAGGCAATGCTTCCCCGGTGGCGGCCGCGCATCTCGCCGGTCACGAGACGGCCTTGGACCGGTATGTCACCGACCTGACCGCCGAAGCGGAGGCCGGGCGGATCGATCCGGCGACGGGCCGCGAACGCGAGGTCCGACTGATCGTCGATATCCTGATGCGGCGCCGGCAGAACAACCCGATCGTCGTCGGCGAAGCCGGCGTCGGCAAGACCGCCGTCGTGGAAGCCCTGGCCGCACGGATCGCCAAAGGCGACGTACCGCCCGCCATGCGCGATGTCAGGCTGCTGTCGCTCGACCTCGCCGCTCTCCAGGCCGGAGCTTCGGCGAAGGGCGAGTTCGAGAACCGCCTGAAGCAGGTGATCACCGAAATCGGCGGATCGGCAAGGCCGATCGTCCTGTTCATCGACGAGGCGCATTCCCTGATCGGCGCGGGCGGGGCCGCCGGAACGGGCGATGCCGCCAACCTGCTCAAGCCGGCGTTGGCGCGGGGGACCCTGCGCACGATCGCCGCCACGACCTGGGCGGAATACAAGAAGCATATCGAGAAGGACCCGGCGCTGTCCCGCCGGTTCCAGGTCGTTCAGGTCGACGAGCCGGACGAGGAGCGCGCCGTCGCCATGCTGCGCGGGATGGTGCCGGTCTTCGCCGAACATCACGGGATCGCCGTCCTGGACGAGGCGGTCGTGGCGGCGGTCCGCTTCTCGCACCGATACATCCAGGCCCGCCAACTGCCGGACAAGGCGGTTTCGGTGCTGGACACGGCATGCGCGAGGGTGGCGCTGAGCCGGAACGCCGTGCCGGCAGGCATCGAGGACTCGATGCGGCGGATCGGGGATCTCGATGCCGAACTGACGGTCCTGGCGGCGGAGCGGCGGGTCGGCCGTCCGGACGAAGCGCGGGAAGACCTGGTTTCCGGCCGATTGGTCGCGGAACGGTCGGCACTGGCCGGGCTCCAGGCGCGTCATGCCGAGGAGTCCGCCCTGGTGTCGCAGATCGTCGCACTGGAAGCCCGTCTGCGCGATCGGGAGTCGCAGGACGAACTCGACAGGCTCCGGGGGCTGCGGGTCGACCTCGCGGCGCTTCAGGGGGATCGTCCGCTGGTGCTGCCCGCGGTCGACGAACAGGCGGTGGCGGCCGTCATCGAAGGCTGGACCGGCATCCCCGTCGGCCGGATGCTGTCCGACGAGATCGACGCCGTCCTGGCTTTGGCCGATACGCTGAAGCGCCGCGTGATCGGCCAGGACCACGCGCTCGACGCCATCGCAAGACGGATCGAAACCGCCCGGGCCGGCCTGGGCGACCCATCCAAGCCCAAGGGCGTGTTCCTGCTGGTCGGCCCGTCCGGCGTCGGCAAGACCGAGACCGCCCTGGCGCTCGCGGAAAGCCTGTTCGGCAGCGACGACAACGTCGTCACGATCAACATGTCGGAATTCCAGGAGGCGCACACCGTCTCGACGCTGAAAGGCTCGCCGCCGGGCTATATCGGATATGGCGAAGGCGGGCGCCTGACCGAAGCGGTGCGCCGCAAACCCTACAGCGTCGTCCTGCTCGACGAGATCGAGAAGGCGCATCCCGACGTCCACGAGATCTTCTTCCAGGTTTTCGACAAGGGCTGGATGGAAGACGGCGAGGGCCGGAGGATCGATTTCCGCAACACGATCATCCTTCTGACGTCGAATGTCGGGTCCGACCTGATCCTGCGGTTGTGCCAGGATGCCGCGCGGCTGCTGGCGCCCGACGGCATTTCCCGCGCCCTTCGCGATCCGCTGCTGGAGGTTTTCCCGGCGGCGCTGCTCGGCCGCCTCTCGATCGTTCCCTATTATCCGCTGACGGACGTGATGCTCGATCGCATCATCGGCCTGCGCCTGGACTCCGTCCGGAACCGCATCGAAGCAAGCTGGAATGTGCCGTTCACCTATGCCGAGACGCTGGTCAGTTATATCCGCGCACGCTGCGACGAGGTGGAAAGCGGAGGAAGGATGATCGACGCCATCATAACCGGAACGCTTCTGCCGGATATCAGCCGGGAGATCCTGAGACGGCTGCAGGACCGGCAGCCGCTGGCCGGCATCCATGTCGGCGCGGACGGGGGAGAGCTGCGCTACGAGTTCACGTGA
- a CDS encoding DUF3365 domain-containing protein: MRLIVKFNLVITLAFLTGLIVSALLMREKFVADARTEVLANARIMMQSSDSIMRYTEQEVTPLPQALGHDKFVRAAVPFFAAGSIFEDLRRHYPDYSVRNVALNPTNPRDRPTESEADIVNGFRSFPDRTEMVTERQTPNGPIMSLSRPLVAAPDCLACHSTPANAPPAMIDTYGSANGFGWQPNETVGAQIVSVPLSLPLARAEEAVAHLLLTCGTVFLAVLAVLNLFLYHLVVKPIRDMARIASDVSLGKPDTPEYERRGSDEIATLSLSFNRMRRSLEGALRLIEGT; encoded by the coding sequence ATGCGGCTGATCGTGAAGTTCAACCTGGTGATCACGCTAGCTTTCTTGACCGGTCTGATCGTGTCGGCCCTGCTGATGCGGGAGAAGTTCGTTGCCGATGCCCGCACCGAGGTCCTCGCGAACGCCCGGATCATGATGCAGTCCAGCGACTCGATCATGCGCTACACCGAGCAGGAGGTCACCCCGCTGCCGCAGGCGCTCGGGCATGACAAGTTCGTCAGGGCGGCGGTACCGTTCTTCGCGGCCGGGTCGATCTTCGAGGACCTGCGCCGGCATTACCCGGACTATTCGGTCCGCAACGTGGCGCTCAACCCGACCAATCCGCGGGATCGTCCGACCGAGTCCGAAGCCGACATCGTGAACGGTTTCCGGTCCTTTCCCGACCGGACCGAAATGGTGACCGAGCGGCAGACGCCGAACGGCCCGATCATGAGCCTGTCGCGCCCGCTGGTCGCGGCGCCGGATTGCCTCGCCTGCCACAGCACGCCGGCCAATGCGCCGCCTGCCATGATCGACACCTACGGCAGCGCCAACGGCTTCGGCTGGCAACCCAACGAGACCGTTGGGGCGCAGATCGTCTCGGTGCCCCTCAGCCTGCCGCTCGCACGGGCCGAAGAGGCCGTCGCCCACCTGCTGCTCACCTGCGGGACGGTCTTCCTGGCCGTCCTCGCCGTGCTGAACCTCTTTCTCTATCACCTCGTCGTCAAGCCGATCCGGGATATGGCGAGGATCGCCAGCGACGTCAGCCTGGGCAAGCCGGACACGCCGGAATACGAGCGCCGGGGCAGCGACGAGATCGCGACCCTCAGCCTGTCGTTCAACCGGATGCGCCGCAGCCTGGAAGGCGCCCTTCGACTGATCGAGGGCACATGA
- a CDS encoding serine/threonine-protein kinase, with protein sequence MELPRELGRYVLLERIGSGAMGSVFRGEDPVIGRPVAVKAIHASLLNPGDRDQHLARFKVEVKSAGRCQHPNIVAIYDYLEQEGDPHIVMELAPGRSLQHLMTAQRRLPVTHAADLVGQLLAALGHAHGRGVIHRDIKPANLIIDGDRRLKVTDFGIARLGGGDITVNGMMLGTPAFMAPEQLKGDDLDHRADLFSAGMVLLHLVTGRLPYEGASLAGLLVELASDRPVDPHRAGDFDPRLTPVLKRALAKHPDERFETAGAFAEALASALSGPDDSELWPSEAPAATGGLQSDFIERVERELMEVTGPIARILVREAGKRAASEEQMVSRLAAGIPDARSRDRFLHALAGRGPKAPPSPPSPEAGGAGLPISPEALEAVQTLLVSFIGPFGRVLVRQGSVRAASISQFYDQLAVHIKHEKDREEFRRKFLEKVPPKP encoded by the coding sequence ATGGAACTGCCCCGTGAATTGGGTCGCTATGTCCTGCTGGAGCGTATCGGTTCCGGTGCGATGGGGTCGGTGTTCCGGGGTGAAGACCCGGTGATCGGACGTCCGGTAGCGGTCAAGGCGATCCACGCGAGCCTGCTGAACCCCGGCGACCGGGACCAGCATCTGGCGCGCTTCAAGGTCGAGGTGAAGTCGGCCGGACGCTGCCAGCATCCGAACATCGTGGCGATCTACGACTACCTCGAGCAGGAAGGCGACCCCCACATCGTGATGGAACTGGCACCGGGCAGGTCGCTCCAGCATCTGATGACCGCGCAGCGCCGGCTCCCCGTCACGCATGCGGCCGATCTGGTCGGGCAGCTGCTGGCGGCTCTCGGCCACGCGCACGGGCGCGGCGTGATCCATCGCGACATAAAGCCGGCCAATCTCATCATCGATGGGGATCGGCGGCTGAAGGTCACGGATTTCGGCATCGCCCGCCTGGGCGGCGGCGATATCACGGTCAACGGGATGATGCTCGGCACTCCCGCCTTCATGGCTCCCGAACAACTCAAGGGCGACGATCTGGATCACAGGGCCGACCTGTTCTCCGCCGGCATGGTGCTGCTGCATCTGGTCACCGGCCGCCTGCCCTATGAAGGGGCGAGCCTGGCCGGTTTGCTGGTCGAGCTTGCCTCCGACCGCCCTGTCGATCCCCACCGTGCCGGCGATTTCGATCCGCGCCTGACGCCCGTGCTGAAACGCGCCCTGGCGAAGCATCCCGATGAGCGCTTCGAGACCGCCGGCGCTTTCGCGGAGGCCCTTGCATCGGCCCTGTCGGGGCCGGATGACAGCGAGCTCTGGCCTTCCGAGGCGCCGGCGGCCACCGGCGGCTTGCAATCCGACTTCATCGAGCGCGTCGAGCGCGAATTGATGGAAGTGACCGGACCGATAGCCCGCATCCTGGTGCGCGAAGCGGGGAAACGCGCCGCGTCGGAGGAGCAAATGGTCTCCCGGCTGGCGGCCGGCATTCCCGACGCGCGAAGCCGCGACCGGTTCCTCCATGCGCTCGCGGGGCGCGGGCCGAAGGCGCCCCCTTCCCCTCCCTCTCCCGAGGCCGGCGGCGCTGGATTGCCGATATCGCCCGAGGCGCTGGAGGCGGTACAGACCCTGCTGGTCAGCTTCATCGGACCCTTCGGGCGTGTCCTGGTCCGCCAGGGATCGGTGCGGGCGGCATCGATCAGCCAATTCTATGACCAGTTGGCCGTTCACATAAAGCACGAGAAGGATCGGGAAGAATTCCGCAGGAAATTCCTGGAGAAAGTACCGCCGAAACCTTGA
- a CDS encoding IS5 family transposase, whose amino-acid sequence MGTAVRPAKTSPASWDAIADVDAFVDEVLMELAAMEADGTKPTRSGPKPALAGAALRKAIMTIWCLCFCGMQWRAIGQLCDIPFNTLFTLFARWTRLGLWRRLLDRLRRTWRLACGDAAEPTAVVIDSRSCRSAPSCFKRGFDGGKRINGVKVHLGVDKYGIPLAIDVSPANVHDTKGIVPVLRELSGKGFRGSALGDLGYRGKRLAKSGKKLGITVEPIARGRDGKFLPTGICWVVERSFSWIANYRRLNTIFERTKEHLVAFIEIAFISILSRRIKRLVAEEAPA is encoded by the coding sequence ATGGGTACCGCCGTCAGACCCGCCAAGACTTCTCCGGCCTCCTGGGACGCCATTGCCGACGTCGATGCCTTCGTGGACGAGGTTCTGATGGAACTTGCGGCGATGGAAGCGGACGGCACGAAGCCGACACGTTCCGGACCGAAGCCGGCGCTGGCTGGAGCGGCACTGCGCAAGGCGATCATGACGATCTGGTGTCTCTGCTTCTGCGGCATGCAGTGGCGCGCCATCGGGCAGCTGTGCGACATCCCGTTCAACACGCTGTTCACCCTGTTCGCCCGCTGGACCCGGCTCGGCCTGTGGCGCCGCCTGCTCGACCGGCTGCGCCGGACCTGGCGGCTGGCTTGCGGTGATGCCGCGGAGCCGACGGCTGTCGTGATCGACAGCAGATCCTGCCGCTCAGCGCCGAGCTGCTTCAAGCGCGGCTTCGATGGCGGCAAGAGGATCAACGGCGTCAAGGTTCACCTGGGCGTCGATAAGTACGGCATCCCGCTGGCGATCGACGTCTCGCCAGCCAACGTGCATGATACGAAGGGTATCGTCCCGGTGCTCCGTGAACTCTCCGGCAAAGGCTTCCGGGGATCGGCGCTGGGCGACCTCGGCTACCGGGGCAAGCGTCTGGCCAAATCGGGGAAGAAACTCGGCATTACCGTCGAACCCATCGCCCGTGGCCGCGACGGAAAATTCCTTCCAACTGGAATCTGCTGGGTGGTGGAGCGCTCCTTCTCCTGGATTGCCAATTATCGGCGGTTGAACACGATCTTTGAGCGGACCAAGGAGCACCTCGTCGCCTTCATCGAAATCGCCTTCATTTCCATCCTGTCCAGGCGCATCAAGCGCCTCGTCGCTGAGGAAGCCCCTGCCTGA
- a CDS encoding LysR family transcriptional regulator, translating to MALEALLAERNVTHAADRVGLSQPAMSRALGRLRGLFDDELLVRSSSGLVPTARSEQLAAELPEALNMLRTLLASRETAPGSWEATVNIDLPDHQALDLLPRLLPRLREAAPGVTVVTAPLGTRTLRALESGGVDLAVGQLRTTPFGFYRRTILTDRFVCLLRAGHPALQGGTAEAQSLSGLRHVAIAPPALEEPGLVYDAVAMLEVPDPSPVVVQNTMAAAMLVAETDMVLTIPRRTATRIARMLPLAITAPPAPLPAYELSLVWHERLHRDPNCAWLRGELAASLAPAAGPSAGKAGAHPLAGAA from the coding sequence GTGGCACTCGAGGCGCTGCTGGCGGAGCGCAACGTAACGCACGCGGCCGACAGGGTCGGTCTGAGCCAGCCGGCGATGAGTCGCGCCCTGGGCCGGCTGCGAGGCCTGTTCGATGACGAGTTGCTGGTGCGATCGTCCTCCGGCCTCGTGCCGACCGCGCGCTCCGAGCAACTGGCGGCCGAACTGCCCGAAGCCTTGAACATGCTGCGCACTCTCCTGGCATCGCGGGAAACGGCGCCGGGATCGTGGGAAGCCACGGTGAACATCGACCTGCCGGATCATCAGGCGCTGGATCTGTTGCCACGGCTGCTCCCCCGCTTGCGGGAAGCCGCTCCGGGCGTCACCGTCGTCACCGCCCCTCTCGGCACCCGGACGCTGCGCGCCCTTGAAAGCGGGGGCGTCGATCTGGCCGTCGGTCAGCTCAGGACCACTCCCTTCGGCTTCTACCGCCGCACCATCCTGACTGATCGGTTCGTCTGCCTGCTGCGCGCGGGTCACCCGGCACTCCAGGGCGGGACGGCGGAGGCGCAAAGCTTGTCCGGCCTCCGCCATGTCGCGATCGCCCCGCCGGCCCTGGAGGAGCCCGGCCTTGTCTACGATGCCGTCGCGATGCTGGAAGTCCCCGACCCTAGTCCGGTCGTGGTCCAGAACACGATGGCGGCGGCGATGCTGGTCGCCGAAACCGACATGGTCCTGACCATACCGCGCCGGACCGCGACCCGCATCGCGCGAATGCTGCCGCTGGCCATCACGGCACCCCCGGCCCCCCTGCCGGCCTACGAGCTGTCGCTGGTGTGGCACGAGCGTCTTCATCGCGATCCGAACTGCGCGTGGCTGCGCGGCGAGCTGGCGGCCTCCCTGGCCCCGGCAGCCGGCCCGTCGGCGGGGAAGGCCGGCGCACACCCCCTCGCCGGAGCCGCGTGA
- a CDS encoding transposase domain-containing protein yields the protein MIGSDAAGKVAAVIYSLVEACRLNGINPEAYLTDVIGRIGRTTIQALDTLLPFNWRPPDAGNPADPGRMTIAPHIAAA from the coding sequence GTGATCGGCTCGGATGCCGCCGGCAAGGTCGCCGCCGTGATCTACAGCCTGGTGGAAGCCTGCCGGTTGAACGGTATCAACCCGGAAGCCTACCTGACCGACGTCATTGGACGGATCGGCCGCACCACAATCCAGGCGCTCGACACCCTGCTGCCGTTCAACTGGCGACCGCCCGACGCCGGCAATCCCGCCGATCCAGGCCGCATGACCATCGCCCCTCACATCGCTGCCGCCTGA